In one window of Clarias gariepinus isolate MV-2021 ecotype Netherlands chromosome 10, CGAR_prim_01v2, whole genome shotgun sequence DNA:
- the LOC128531791 gene encoding immunoglobulin kappa light chain-like, which translates to MMLMMMMMWIVMVLFYKVADSTQMDDISQPNPVITADVGDNVTLHCFRLHEDNSGVIVWYKQKTGREPRVMVTVHEQPNYGDEFKSPRFSIERGKQSCHLKIANVQPSDEATYYCGFRQFLTTFGNGTLLSVKGDEDIRVSVFQSGVTNSVPAGASVTLQCSVLSESRAAELQVLWFRAAPPQSHSQIIYTHHNSSHQCESGSSTHTCVYNFSKNILSLNDTGTYYCAVAACGKIIFGNGTQVQLGKKYNYFVICQKAK; encoded by the exons atgatgctgatgatgatgatgatgtggattGTCATGGTGCTTTTTTATAAAGTTG CAGATTCTACACAGATGGATGATATCAGTCAGCCAAACCCAGTGATCACTGCTGATGTTGGTGATAATGTGACTCTGCACTGCTTTAGACTGCATGAGGATAATTCTGGAGTCATTGTCTGGTACAAGCAAAAAACAGGACGTGAGCCTCGTGTAATGGTCACAGTCCATGAACAACCCAATTATGGAGATGAGTTCAAATCACCAAGATTCAGCATTGAGAGAGGAAAACAGAGCTGCCATTTAAAAATAGCTAATGTGCAACCATCAGACGAAGCCACGTATTACTGTGGATTTAGACAATTTTTAACAACATTTGGAAATGGTACACTTTTATCAGTGAAAG GTGATGAAGATATAAGAGTTTCAGTGTTCCAGAGCGGTGTGACGAATTCGGTTCCTGCAGGAGCGTCAGTGACTCTGCAGTGCTCGGTTCTCTCTGAGAGCAGAGCAGCAGAACTCCAAgtgctctggttcagagctGCTCCACCACAATCCCATTCTCAAAtcatttacactcatcacaACAGCAGCCATCAGTGTGAGAGCGGCTCTtctacacacacctgtgtgtacAACTTCTCCAAGAACATCCTCAGCCTCAATGATACTGGGACTTACTACTGCGCTGTGGCCGCGTGTGGGAAGATCATTTTTGGGAACGGGACACAAGTACAACTGGGTaaaaagtataattattttgtgataTGCCAGAAAGCAAAGtag